One part of the Ursus arctos isolate Adak ecotype North America unplaced genomic scaffold, UrsArc2.0 scaffold_16, whole genome shotgun sequence genome encodes these proteins:
- the WFDC5 gene encoding WAP four-disulfide core domain protein 5 — protein MRAWSSLLLVALLALGSQLPAASARKKGEKFGGCPPDDGPCLLSVPDHCMDDSQCPARMKCCYKACFRQCVPLISVKRGSCPKDGLRCLSPVQHLCNKDSDCRGSSRCCLGACGRDCRDPIQGFIISPIAHMRKLRHNEVDLAKTVQLIPTRSPGRPEFQSQVRNAKLSDQRG, from the exons ATGAGGGCCTGGAGCTCTCTCCTCTTGGTGGCCCTCCTGGCTTTGGGGAGCCAGCTGCCTGCTGCCTCGGCCAGGAAGAAGGGAG AGAAATTCGGGGGCTGCCCACCGGATGATGGACCCTGCCTCCTCTCGGTGCCTGACCACTGTATGGATGACAGCCAGTGCCCCGCAAGGATGAAGTGTTGCTACAAAGCTTGCTTCCGCCAGTGTGTCCCTCTGATCTCCG TAAAGCGGGGCAGCTGCCCCAAGGACGGCCTACGCTGCCTCAGCCCCGTCCAGCACCTGTGCAACAAGGACTCAGACTGCAGGGGCTCCAGTCGGTGTTGCCTCGGCGCCTGCGGCCGGGACTGTCGCGACCCCATCCAAG GCTTTATCATTTCCCCCATTGCACATATGCggaaactgaggcacaatgaGGTTGATTTGGCCAAGACCGTACAGCTG ATCCCCACCCGCAGTCCTGGGAGACCCGAGTTCCAATCCCAAGTCCGCAACGCCAAGCTAAGTGACCAGCGAGGGTGA
- the KCNS1 gene encoding LOW QUALITY PROTEIN: potassium voltage-gated channel subfamily S member 1 (The sequence of the model RefSeq protein was modified relative to this genomic sequence to represent the inferred CDS: deleted 1 base in 1 codon), with translation MFPTPLGGQHSQAMVSESPGPGARVPWRRSDEALRVNVGGVRRRLSARALARFPGTRLGRLQAAASEEQARRLCDDYDAAAREFYFDRHPGFFLGLLHFYRTGRLHVLDELCVFAFGQEADYWGLGESALAACCRARYLERRVARPRDWDEDSDTPSSVDPCPDEISDVQRELARYGAARCGRLRRRLWLTMENPGYSLPSKLFSCVSIGVVLASIAAMCIHSLPEYQAREAAAAVAAVAAGRGLEGVRDDPVLRHLEYFCIAWFSFEVSSRLLLAPSTRNFFCHPLNLIDIVSVLPFYLTLLAGMALGDRGSASGEDLGDLGKVVQVFRLMRIFRVLKLARHSTGLRSLGATLKHSYREVGILLLYLAVGVSVFSGVAYTAEKEEDVGFDTIPACWWWGTVSMTTVGYGDVVPVTVTGKLAASGCILGGILVVALPITIIFNKFSHFYRRQKALEAAVRNSDPRKFEDLLSSIDGVSEVSLETSRETSQEGRSTDLETQAPSGPADSRVY, from the exons ATGTTCCCAACACCCCTGGGTGGTCAGCATT CGCAGGCCATGGTGAGCGAGTCCCCGGGGCCCGGCGCCCGCGTGCCCTGGCGGCGGAGCGACGAGGCGCTGCGCGTGAACGTGGGCGGCGTGCGGCGGCGGCTGAGCGCACGCGCACTGGCGCGCTTCCCGGGCACGCGGCTGGGCCGCCTGCAGGCCGCGGCGTCCGAGGAGCAGGCGCGGCGCCTGTGCGACGACTACGACGCGGCGGCGCGCGAGTTCTACTTCGACCGGCACCCGGGCTTCTTCCTGGGCCTGCTGCACTTCTACCGCACCGGCCGCCTGCACGTGCTCGACGAGCTGTGCGTCTTCGCCTTCGGTCAGGAGGCCGACTACTGGGGCCTGGGCGAGAGCGCGCTGGCCGCCTGCTGCCGCGCGCGCTACCTGGAGAGGCGCGTGGCGCGGCCGCGCGACTGGGACGAGGACAGCGACACGCCGAGCAGCGTGGACCCGTGCCCCGACGAGATCTCCGACGTGCAGCGCGAGCTGGCGCGCTACGGGGCTGCGCGCTGCGGCCGCCTGCGCCGCCGCCTGTGGCTCACCATGGAGAACCCGGGCTACTCGCTGCCCAGCAAGCTCTTCAGCTGCGTCTCCATCGGCGTGGTGCTGGCCTCCATCGCCGCCATGTGCATCCACAGCCTGCCCGAGTACCAGGCCCGCGAGGCGGCGGCCGCCGTGGCTGCGGTGGCTGCGGGCCGCGGCCTGGAAGGC GTGCGCGACGACCCGGTGCTGCGGCACCTCGAGTACTTCTGCATCGCATGGTTCAGCTTCGAGGTGTCGTCGCGTCTCCTGCTGGCGCCCAGCACGCGCAACTTCTTCTGCCACCCCCTCAACCTCATTGACATCGTGTCGGTGCTGCCCTTCTACCTCACGCTGCTGGCCGGCATGGCGCTCGGCGACCGGGGAAGCGCAAGCGGGGAGGACCTCGGCGACCTGGGCAAGGTGGTGCAGGTGTTCCGTCTCATGCGCATCTTCCGCGTGCTCAAGCTGGCGCGCCACTCCACCGGGCTGCGCTCGCTGGGGGCCACGCTCAAG CACAGCTACCGTGAGGTGGGCATCTTACTGCTCTATCTGGCCGTGGGGGTGTCCGTGTTCTCTGGTGTGGCCTACACAgctgagaaggaggaggacgtGGGCTTTGACACCATCCCCGCCTGCTGGTGGTGGGGCACGGTGAGCATGACCACCGTGGGCTATGGGGACGTGGTCCCCGTGACGGTGACCGGCAAGCTGGCAGCCTCGGGCTGCATCCTTGGGGGCATCCTGGTGGTGGCGCTCCCCATCACCATCATCTTCAACAAGTTCTCTCACTTCTACCGCCGCCAGAAGGCTCTGGAGGCTGCCGTGCGCAACAGCGACCCCCGGAAGTTTGAGGACCTGCTGAGCAGTATCGACGGGGTGTCAGAAGTATCTCTGGAGACGTCCCGTGAGACCTCCCAGGAGGGAAGGTCTACAGACCTGGAGACCCAGGCCCCCAGTGGGCCTGCAGACTCTCGGGTTTACTAA